The Nocardioides salarius genome includes a region encoding these proteins:
- a CDS encoding SDR family oxidoreductase → MSVTVDLSDRVVLVTGGSRGIGRAIAAAYVAAGARVVTCARSGAEPLTGTRHVTCDVRDPDAVAAMVDDVAATEGRLDVAVNNAGGAPYALAADASPRFHAKVLDLNFSGPLLVAQAANAVMQGQDHGGAIVNISSISALRPSPGSAVYGAAKAALDSLTASLAIEWAPRVRLNSINVGLCRTELTGDHYGGDAQVAAIEATIPLGRMARPDEVASVALFLGSDLASYVSGASVACHGGGEPPVFLSAAHDT, encoded by the coding sequence ATGAGCGTCACCGTCGACCTGAGCGACCGGGTCGTCCTGGTCACCGGCGGCAGCCGCGGCATCGGTCGCGCCATCGCCGCGGCGTACGTCGCCGCCGGCGCCCGGGTGGTCACCTGCGCCCGCTCCGGGGCCGAGCCGCTGACCGGCACCCGCCACGTCACCTGCGACGTGCGCGACCCCGACGCGGTCGCCGCGATGGTCGACGACGTCGCGGCCACCGAGGGCCGCCTCGACGTGGCGGTCAACAACGCCGGCGGGGCGCCGTACGCCCTGGCCGCCGACGCCTCTCCGCGCTTCCACGCCAAGGTGCTGGACCTCAACTTCTCGGGGCCGCTGCTCGTCGCGCAGGCCGCCAACGCGGTGATGCAGGGCCAGGACCACGGCGGCGCGATCGTCAACATCTCCTCGATCAGCGCGCTGCGGCCCTCGCCCGGCTCGGCCGTCTACGGCGCCGCGAAGGCCGCCCTCGACTCGCTCACCGCGTCGCTGGCCATCGAGTGGGCGCCCAGGGTGCGGCTCAACAGCATCAACGTCGGGCTGTGCCGCACCGAGCTGACCGGCGACCACTACGGCGGCGACGCCCAGGTGGCGGCCATCGAGGCCACCATCCCGCTGGGCCGGATGGCCCGGCCTGACGAGGTCGCCTCGGTCGCGCTGTTCCTCGGCTCCGACCTGGCCTCCTACGTCAGCGGCGCCAGCGTGGCCTGCCACGGCGGCGGCGAGCCGCCGGTGTTCCTCAGCGCCGCCCACGACACCTGA
- a CDS encoding SDR family oxidoreductase: MTKILDGRVAIVTGAGRGIGRAHALELAAQGAAVVVNDFGVSLAGEGEGASPADQVVAEIEAAGGRAVANGADVADFAQAEAMVRQAVDTFGGLDVLVNNAGFVRDRMLVNTSEEEWDAVVRVHLKGHFAPLRHAGAYWRAEAKEGRQRAARVVNTSSGAGLQGSIGQTTYSAAKAGIAGMTLVAAAEMGRYGVTVNAIAPVARTRMTEGAFDTSAMPEPGDNSPVVAWLASEEAGDVTGRVIEIEGGKVTVENGWTHGPADDLGRRWRTDEVGERLRALLAQAPAPEKVYGA, encoded by the coding sequence GTGACCAAGATCCTCGACGGCCGCGTCGCCATCGTGACCGGAGCGGGCCGCGGCATCGGCCGCGCGCACGCCCTCGAGCTCGCCGCCCAGGGCGCCGCGGTGGTCGTCAACGACTTCGGGGTCTCGCTGGCGGGCGAGGGCGAGGGTGCGAGCCCGGCCGACCAGGTGGTCGCCGAGATCGAGGCCGCCGGCGGCCGGGCGGTCGCCAACGGCGCCGACGTCGCCGACTTCGCGCAGGCCGAGGCGATGGTGCGCCAGGCCGTCGACACCTTCGGCGGCCTCGACGTCCTGGTCAACAACGCCGGCTTCGTGCGCGACCGGATGCTGGTCAACACCTCCGAGGAGGAGTGGGACGCGGTCGTGCGGGTGCACCTCAAGGGCCACTTCGCGCCGCTGCGCCACGCGGGGGCCTACTGGCGTGCCGAGGCCAAGGAGGGCCGCCAGCGCGCCGCGCGGGTCGTCAACACCTCGTCGGGCGCCGGCCTGCAGGGCTCGATCGGCCAGACGACCTACTCCGCCGCCAAGGCCGGCATCGCCGGGATGACCCTGGTCGCGGCCGCCGAGATGGGCAGGTACGGCGTCACCGTCAACGCCATCGCGCCGGTCGCCCGGACCCGGATGACCGAGGGTGCCTTCGACACCTCCGCGATGCCCGAGCCGGGCGACAACTCGCCGGTGGTCGCGTGGCTGGCCTCCGAGGAGGCCGGCGACGTCACCGGTCGTGTCATCGAGATCGAGGGTGGCAAGGTCACCGTCGAGAACGGCTGGACCCACGGCCCGGCCGACGACCTGGGTCGACGGTGGCGGACCGACGAGGTGGGGGAGCGGCTGCGCGCGCTGCTCGCCCAGGCGCCCGCGCCCGAGAAGGTCTACGGCGCATGA
- a CDS encoding enoyl-CoA hydratase family protein has protein sequence MGTTSELRDDGVRVVTMEHPPVNALTVQGWYDVAAALDEASRDMDTHVVVLRAEGRGFNAGVDIKEMQHTTGFDALIGANKGCYAAFKAVYECAVPVVAAVHGHCLGGGVGLVGNADCIVASEDAYFGVPEVDQGALGAATHMARLVPQHLMRTLYFTARTIKAADLVQFGSVLEVVPRDELDEAALAVAGEIAAKDTRVVRAAKEALNGIDPVDVNKSYRFEQGFTMELNLAGVADELRDGFAGTDKAGRARR, from the coding sequence ATGGGCACCACCTCCGAGCTCCGTGACGACGGCGTCCGCGTCGTCACGATGGAGCACCCTCCGGTCAACGCACTGACGGTGCAGGGCTGGTACGACGTCGCCGCGGCCCTCGACGAGGCGAGCCGCGACATGGACACGCACGTGGTGGTGCTGCGCGCCGAGGGCCGCGGCTTCAACGCCGGCGTCGACATCAAGGAGATGCAGCACACCACCGGCTTCGACGCGCTCATCGGCGCCAACAAGGGCTGCTACGCGGCCTTCAAGGCCGTCTACGAGTGCGCGGTGCCGGTCGTGGCGGCCGTGCACGGCCACTGCCTCGGTGGCGGGGTCGGCCTGGTCGGCAACGCCGACTGCATCGTGGCCAGCGAGGATGCCTACTTCGGGGTCCCCGAGGTCGACCAGGGCGCGCTCGGCGCCGCGACCCACATGGCGCGGCTGGTGCCGCAGCACCTGATGCGCACCCTCTACTTCACCGCCCGCACCATCAAGGCCGCCGACCTCGTGCAGTTCGGCTCGGTCCTCGAGGTCGTGCCGCGCGACGAGCTCGACGAGGCCGCTCTCGCCGTGGCCGGTGAGATCGCGGCGAAGGACACCCGGGTCGTCCGGGCTGCCAAGGAGGCCCTCAACGGCATCGACCCCGTCGACGTCAACAAGAGCTACCGGTTCGAGCAGGGCTTCACGATGGAGCTCAACCTCGCCGGGGTGGCCGACGAGCTCCGCGACGGGTTCGCGGGCACCGACAAGGCAGGGAGGGCGCGCCGGTGA
- a CDS encoding 2-keto-4-pentenoate hydratase yields the protein MSPDAYDVPAGRVERPRSQADAATVAAAGERLVRALATNTPCEPVRDLIGRTDVAAAYLVQGHLNASRAAAGARVVGRKIGATSEAVQTQLGVDQPDFGVLFDDMGLEDGARVPAGRLLQPRVEAEVAFVLAEDLDDGPLDLAQVRAAVDHAVAAIEIVDSRIRDWDISFADTVADNASSGLYVLGSRRCTLAEVEPVDVTMSMRIDDVEVSTGTGAACLGDPLRAVAWLAHQARLFGEPLRAGQVVLSGALGPMRPVAPGSTVVAEISGFGSVTAHFPG from the coding sequence ATGAGCCCCGACGCGTACGACGTGCCCGCGGGCCGGGTCGAGCGCCCGCGCTCGCAGGCCGACGCGGCGACCGTGGCCGCGGCCGGCGAGCGGCTGGTGCGGGCGCTGGCCACGAACACGCCCTGCGAGCCGGTGCGTGACCTGATCGGCCGCACCGACGTGGCGGCGGCCTACCTCGTGCAGGGGCACCTCAACGCCAGCCGGGCCGCGGCGGGTGCCCGCGTGGTGGGCCGCAAGATCGGGGCCACCTCCGAGGCGGTGCAGACCCAGCTGGGGGTCGACCAGCCCGACTTCGGCGTGCTCTTCGACGACATGGGCCTCGAGGACGGCGCCCGCGTGCCGGCCGGCCGTCTCCTGCAGCCCAGGGTCGAGGCCGAGGTGGCGTTCGTGCTCGCGGAGGACCTCGACGACGGCCCCCTCGACCTCGCGCAGGTCCGGGCCGCGGTCGACCACGCCGTGGCCGCGATCGAGATCGTCGACTCGCGCATCCGCGACTGGGACATCTCCTTCGCCGACACCGTCGCCGACAACGCCTCCTCGGGCCTCTACGTGCTGGGCTCGCGCCGGTGCACCCTGGCCGAGGTCGAGCCCGTGGACGTGACGATGTCGATGCGCATCGACGACGTCGAGGTCTCCACCGGCACCGGCGCGGCCTGCCTGGGCGACCCGCTGCGGGCGGTGGCGTGGCTGGCCCACCAGGCGCGTCTCTTCGGCGAGCCGCTGCGCGCCGGGCAGGTGGTGCTCTCCGGAGCCCTGGGGCCGATGCGGCCGGTGGCCCCCGGTTCTACCGTGGTCGCCGAGATCAGCGGGTTCGGCAGCGTCACCGCCCACTTCCCCGGTTGA